A DNA window from Drosophila virilis strain 15010-1051.87 chromosome 4, Dvir_AGI_RSII-ME, whole genome shotgun sequence contains the following coding sequences:
- the LOC6628341 gene encoding RUS family member 1, with protein sequence MKIHFREQYGTKGEEILYVTPADQSNIVRVPLRGDRLVIQEKFLLFRVLQNIFLPKGYPDSVSDDYAAYQIWDTVQAFCSTICGTLCTHAILKGIGVGSENVNAYSATVTWILKEGSGHLGRIVFAWWQGSQLDVDSKKWRLRADFLNDLAMGIEIYVLPKYPHLSTQILCGSTMLKAIVGVAGGATRAALTQHHAVRGNLADVASKDSSQETCVNLIASFVGLYLLTMIKSQAMLYTVFYIVVTLHLYANLKAVRAVCLRTFNESRYLIALEEFFRSSHMLTPQQVNKLERVTVGQMVSVSLNIRLGLSVKHLIDEYKSSNVIENIVSSFDPHERFIIAESKKYLGVYLHFDTRPQDVLKAYFFAVSYLQDRNQIKEQYWDIQGKWQEFLNLAQKEGWLINQHLLLVDEYRLDWKA encoded by the exons atgaaaatacattttcgtGAACAATATGGCACCAAAGGCGAGGAAATACTTTATGTGACGCCGGCAG ATCAAAGCAATATTGTGCGTGTGCCTCTACGTGGCGACAGGCTGGTCATACAGGAGAAGTTCCTGCTGTTCCGTGTGCTGCAGAATATCTTTCTGCCCAAAGGCTATCCGGACTCGGTATCCGATGATTATGCGGCGTACCAAATATGGGACACAGTGCAGGCATTCTGCAGCACCATTTGTGGCACACTCTGCACACATGCCATACTCAAGGGAATTGGGGTGGGCAGCGAGAATGTGAATGCCTATTCGGCGACAGTTACATGGATATTGAAGGAGGGCAGCGGGCATTTGGGACGCATCGTATTCGCCTGGTGGCAAGGCAGTCAGCTGGACGTTGATTCTAAGAAGTGGCGACTACGCGCCGATTTTCTCAACGATCTGGCGATGGGCATTGAAATCTATGTACTTCCCAAGTATCCACATCTAAGCACGCAAATTCTTTGCGGCTCCACCATGCTGAAAGCGatagtgggcgtggctggcggTGCCACACGCGCAGCGTTAACCCAACATCATGCTGTGCGCGGCAATTTGGCGGATGTCGCTTCCAAGGATAGCTCACAGGAGACGTGCGTCAATTTGATCGCTTCCTTTGTGGGCCTCTATCTGCTCACCATGATCAAGAGCCAGGCTATGCTATATACCGTGTTTTACATTGTCGTCACGCTGCATCTCTATGCGAATCTAAAGGCTGTGCGTGCTGTTTGCCTGCGCACGTTCAACGAGTCGCGATACTTAATAGCCCTGGAGGAGTTCTTTAGGTCGTCGCACATGCTGACACCGCAGCAG GTCAACAAATTGGAACGGGTCACGGTCGGTCAGATGGTATCAGTATCGCTCAACATACGGCTCGGCTTGAGCGTAAAGCATCTCATTGATGAGTATAAAAGCAGCAATGTCATTGAGAATATTGTCTCCTCGTTCGATCCACATGAACGCTTCATTATAGCGGAGAGCAAGAAATATCTAGGTgtctatttgcattttgataCACGTCCCCAGGATGTGCTGAAGGCATACTTTTTCGCTGTCTCCTATCTGCAGGATAGAAATCAAATTAAGGAACAGTATTGGGACATACAAGGCAAATGGCAAGAGTTTCTAAATTTAGCGCAAAAAGAGG GATGGCTAATCAATCAGCACTTGCTGCTGGTTGATGAGTATCGTTTGGACTGGAAGGCTTAG
- the LOC6628340 gene encoding protein SERAC1, giving the protein MSLEDIKATIRRFPKLLGGFGILTTAGIILYETPQIRKYFSQYVSKKEQEPDKRRTEYIYIKYHIYRESMRKLQQKQEDEKKWISVIINPIGKWWKAAKHSVAWRLLNIAQNGSQAERLKAVQQLICMDHLKDWDFRHLAQICDARTSVSLARCGADMRWFMPLPRRGCIRNPKMLLCDLHVMLSRLRPLSCVDHFFSKYFPDQHSIEELNEFFTQDQNVSLAVQDTDLLKEVISFLHHITKDPKIAAKIIHDGGLMHLMELRKIFADDNETLSTLCKVLANLSLVPDAVEHFFVSGWVGALAEWQQCPDLRLQVISAKTMANLDHDDPNQFTYPPNVYPLHPRVRTRRKPKADIVFIHGLLGGVFITWRQRDRKPTELGLYGKNAFYTSETDDVFLVGEPKRNGSRHQYNKQQGRPLIPAQLPATSEATKINTNKTNAMKDSLLKTSKKVEEKRLNISDAATKEFVETLYSEAELDSDWEVVHPDIPLEGSADCQGNFSVSGNEWSNQDASEEYTNCWPMEWLPDDYPDSRIIGIDYTSAVTEWSANFTKYCPCEKGQGHIEVRASSLLERIATAGVGNGRPVVWIGHSMGGLLTKLILLKCVDSVEERLQQIAKNTQGIVFLGTPHRGSPIAKWKQHMQMILSPSIEVKEMEENSPKLLEMHRRFMGCLHTCLRHVNVLSLAEGSPTMLTTFKFPLRIVTEESSRIDFGDFFLLKDDHLSLSKPIYRQSFVYQRLLHVISEAIDQSTEPREMDEQALPNTDLLAMNIVAVLLKGAKGLLEMLPRVALRFTT; this is encoded by the exons ATGTCATTAGAGGATATTAAAGCAACAATACGCCGTTTTCCAAAGCTGCTTGGAGGTTTTGGCATTTTAACCAC CGCCGGCATCATACTCTACGAGACACCCCAAATCCGTAAATACTTCTCGCAATATGTGTCCAAAAAAGAACAGGAGCCGGACAAGCGTCGCACGGAatacatttacattaaatATCACATTTATCGGGAGTCCATGCGCAAGCTGCAACAGAAGCAGGAGGACGAGAAGAAATGGATAAGTGTCATTATTAATCCCATTGGCAAATGGTGGAAGGCAGCGAAGCATTCGGTTGCCTGGCGTCTGTTGAATATAGCACAAAATGGCAGCCAAGCGGAACGTCTAAAGGCAGTGCAGCAGCTGATATGCATGGATCATTTAAAGGACTGGGACTTTCGGCATCTGGCACAGATCTGTGATGCACGCACCTCCGTCTCGTTGGCCCGCTGCGGCGCCGACATGCGTTGGTTTATGCCTCTGCCACGCCGTGGCTGCATTAGGAATCCCAAAATGCTGCTCTGCGATCTGCACGTAATGCTTTCCCGGCTGCGCCCATTGTCCTGTGTGGATCACTTCTTCAGCAAATATTTTCCAGATCAGCATAGTATC GAGGAGCTCAACGAATTCTTCACGCAGGATCAAAACGTATCGCTAGCTGTGCAGGACACAGACTTACTCAAAGAAGTCATTTCGTTTCTGCATCACATCACCAAGGATCCGAAGATTGCGGCCAAAATCATACACGATGGTGGACTGATGCATTTAATGGAGTTGCGCAAGATTTTTGCCGACGACAACGAGACGCTTTCAACGCTATGCAAAGTGCTTGCCAATCTATCGTTGGTGCCGGATGCAGTGGAGCATTTCTTCGTCTCTGGCTGGGTTGGTGCGCTGGCCGAATGGCAGCAGTGCCCCGATTTGCGTCTCCAGGTCATCTCAGCCAAGACAATGGCCAATCTGGATCATGATGATCCCAATCAGTTTACATATCCGCCCAATGTATATCCGCTGCATCCGCGTGTACGCACTCGCCGCAAGCCCAAGGCAGACATTGTCTTTATACATGGACTGTTGGGTGGCGTCTTTATTACCTGGCGACAGCGAGATCGTAAACCCACCGAACTGGGTCTATATGGCAAGAATGCTTTCTATACCAGCGAAACGGACGATGTGTTTCTCGTGGGCGAACCAAAGCGCAACGGCAGTAGACATCAGTACAACAAGCAGCAGGGCAGACCGTTGATTCCCGCCCAGTTACCAGCCACCAGTGAGGCAACCAAGATAAACACCAACAAAACCAATGCCATGAAGG ATTCGCTGTTGAAGACCAGCAAGAAGGTAGAGGAGAAACGTCTGAACATAAGCGATGCGGCCACCAAAGAGTTTGTGGAAACCCTATACAGCGAGGCTGAGCTCGATTCGGATTGGGAGGTAGTGCATCCAGATATCCCGCTAGAGGGCAGTGCGGATTGTCAAGGCAATTTCAGTGTCTCGGGCAACGAGTGGAGCAATCAGGATGCAAGCGAAGAGTACACAAACTGCTGGCCCATGGAGTGGCTGCCCGATGACTATCCCGATTCACG cATCATTGGCATTGACTATACATCAGCGGTGACCGAGTGGTCGGCCAATTTCACCAAGTATTGTCCATGCGAGAAGGGCCAGGGTCATATTGAAGTGCGTGCCAGCTCACTGTTGGAACGCATTGCCACCGCCGGCGTTGGCAATGGCCGGCCTGTGGTATGGATTGGTCATTCCATGGGTGGTCTGCTAACCAAGCTTATATTGCTTAAATGTGTGGATTCTGTGGAGGAGAGGCTGCAACAGATTGCCAAGAATACGCAGGGTATAGTGTTTCTGGGCACACCGCATCGCGGCTCGCCGATAGCCAAATGGAAACAGCATATGCAAATGATACTCTCGCCATCGATTGAGGTAAAGGAAATGGAAGAGAATTCACCGAAATTGCTGGAGATGCATCGCCGTTTCATGGGCTGCCTACACACCTGCCTGCGTCACGTGAATGTGCTCAGTCTGGCCGAAGGATCACCCACCATGCTGACCACATTCAAGTTTCCGTTGCGCATCGTTACTGAGGAATCATCCCGCATCGATTTCGGTGATTTCTTTTTGCTCAAAGATGATCATCTTAGCCTCTCCAAGCCCATTTACCGCCAATCGTTTGTCTATCAACGCCTATTGCATGTGATCAGTGAGGCAATAGATCAGAGCACCGAACCGAGAGAAATGGATGAGCAAGCCTTGCCAAATACAGATTTACTTGCAATGAACATTGTCGCTGTACTACTAAAGGGCGCCAAGGGGCTGCTCGAGATGCTGCCTCGCGTCGCCCTGCGATTTACCACATAA
- the LOC6628339 gene encoding protein TIPIN homolog: MALLVLPGYTMAGLLNSATLPTANFHHLLLFAKFGLLLKTLYKYFHLLFLTTNNCNSTAAKHKNYVTKRRNPRRELASHVHIRCEWQHIEAEKWRQFSLYFWTLRWWLCGLQYSAMTSIFGEDGVDDLFNDNIGIENDQLPSDGEVDAGEKLFGDDEDAADAAGEGEQEAVKVEPKKRAVRNPRPRLTVDTLRGPRGLHTIENYFKDIKYKGKGHEKADLDEILRRLQHWGHRMYPNYTFDDVLNNIERLGNKKPLQVHMARYRLNQLEELLDHDGELQDNADDEDNDAAAEPFDEFDALLGEQIAMSKLAPRTPAVNRRSLSTTSSALVTPSFSRNAIVSTPYSVAVPAIADDDSISDYGQPLPPSQPATPATKSGQLSAEQMARIAENRRLAQERLRAKQMEASAAAEVT, from the coding sequence ATGGCGTTGTTGGTGTTGCCAGGCTACACAATGGCAGGGTTGCTAAATAGCGCCACGCTGCCAACTGCTAATTTTCACCACTTGCTATTGTTTGCCAAATTTGGTCTACTGCTCAAAACATTGTACAAATATTTCCATTTATTATtcttaacaacaaataattgtaattCGACAGCAGCCAAGCACAAAAATTATGTAACAAAGAGGCGTAATCCAAGACGCGAGTTGGCATCACATGTGCACATTCGCTGTGAATGGCAGCACATAGAAGCAGAAAAATGGCGGCAATTCAGCTTGTATTTCTGGACTCTACGGTGGTGGCTTTGTGGACTTCAATATTCCGCGATGACATCCATATTTGGTGAGGATGGGGTTGATGACCTGTTCAATGACAACATTGGCATCGAGAACGATCAGTTACCCAGTGATGGCGAGGTGGATGCCGGCGAAAAACTGTTCGGTGACGACGAGGATGCTGCAGATGCGGCTGGCGAAGGTGAACAGGAAGCCGTCAAGGTAGAGCCTAAAAAGCGTGCTGTGCGAAATCCACGGCCACGGCTCACTGTGGACACACTGCGCGGACCACGCGGCTTGCACACGATCGAAAACTATTTCAAGGACATTAAATACAAGGGCAAGGGGCATGAAAAGGCCGACTTGGACGAGATCTTGCGCCGCTTGCAGCACTGGGGCCATCGTATGTATCCAAACTACACGTTTGACGATGTGCTTAACAACATCGAACGTTTGGGAAATAAGAAGCCACTGCAGGTTCACATGGCACGATATCGCCTGAATCAGCTGGAGGAGCTGTTGGACCATGACGGCGAACTGCAGGACAATGCCGATGATGAAGACAACGATGCCGCCGCCGAGCCTTTTGATGAATTTGATGCCCTCTTGGGCGAACAAATTGCCATGTCTAAACTGGCGCCGCGGACGCCAGCGGTCAATCGTCGCAGCTTGTCCACGACAAGCAGTGCACTAGTGACGCCATCATTTTCACGCAATGCTATTGTATCCACACCATATTCCGTGGCTGTGCCCGCGATAGCTGACGACGACAGCATCAGCGATTATGGACAACCCTTGCCGCCATCGCAGCCCGCTACGCCGGCAACAAAAAGTGGTCAATTATCCGCCGAACAGATGGCGCGCATTGCAGAGAATCGCCGCCTGGCACAGGAGCGACTACGCGCTAAGCAAATGGAGGCCAGTGCAGCTGCAGAAGTTACATAG
- the msl-1 gene encoding protein male-specific lethal-1, with translation MDKRFKRPMNQQRGGYVDQQNYGQHAPRSAYQQPYNNYTHPNHGYNSYNNNGNNYYKPPPPPQQPTNVRGGGGCGGGWLDPAPLPPDCGNANNGSDVVTLIVENNNLKRMIVLHLNVMQDQTESILDKEKELEDKNGRIKTLLAQNQEQMQQIAKLSLTIEDLRKEFRRHMKRSANDTDGQPKLKSQCCADKQTQTPDFVPKETVLHGYKHGTHLKQTQNVLVTSVTDLPPTTPAFENSKVRGEFNGGKKVRTFFLHRVHQEEEQEQQQEHEEEEVQQQEDEREKQQQEQEQLQLQLDEDELHTHMDIGEEEELEVEVDEEEEHIYHDALDTHEMEIVTETIIGAEEELGAEETAEDNDNINNGHIYEEEVEMEHEIVNNCDADNLWQQEADAEEEQRLWHAELDSQMELEEQQQKLIATPPTQHTTQFTDDDIDNSLFQVQKCDEPIHTKLQNALREPNTKQASIKSNVDELATKPRKLRLPATPTKAVANHQATKSQLEATKKERMLGKSVKQPPTGTQNAATANDKAILAKPTLQQREQERQQEKEQEAQRERERDQEEQRKREQEREQEEQRERERELQEQRERELEQQREHELEEQQERELEQQKERELEQQKERELEEQQERELEEQQERELEKQREDELEQQLEREREQKLEREQQKEQEELAKREQQLEREQLKECEEQLERDQQLESKQQLESEQQVEREQQVEREKHRKRNQLKKRKKQLKQDQKLERDPQQVERQRSKKRDQKKDQLKKRTHQKERKKHGDRKQNVERARHKGTQKQLEQQPEREQEKQTERERKQREKQEQKQTVAQTEEPNIEEETMRKLHEHLQKQQQRLQNQQQQLPLVRLKKSPMQTGSNTNLIYPPIAQTSATITPAPSPTNAASPKLKLVNNNNNNNSSNNNNSSSSNNNNNNSITLTRVTSVTTVTMIQTPLTPQSISSVGSSSNSSSSNNNSSSNTNNNNTNTSDNNKRLGSTRNNSKFRTSLQPYTTRSWEDQEFHCDNEFFLEEADELLADNPSLEIPKWKVVHITRSADSKGTEPLSDADFVRRHEKYVRDEIERKKRDARYLREQMRSEALRLRHNQDEVLIPLDPLPTSTFYPLPEDIEGIQFVTEVPVQAFGENMINLKPESEHFSLPWLDAVHAPTADARAKAQAAPVATLASKKLPTTAAEARHQEMNSSYVFLKRRKRQRRR, from the exons ATGGATAAGCGTTTCAAACGGCCAATGAACCAACAGAGAGGTGGTTATGTGGATCAACAAAACTACGGCCAACATGCACCAAGATCCGCCTATCAGCAGCCCTACAATAACTACACACACCCCAATCATGGctacaacagctacaacaataaTGGCAATAACTATTACAAGCCCCCGCCACCGCCGCAGCAGCCCACAAATGTCAGAGGTGGTGGCGGGTGCGGTGGCGGTTGGTTGGACCCAGCACCGTTGCCGCCGGATTGTGGAAACGCCAATAACGGCTCGGATGTGGTCACATTGATAGTGGAGAACAATAATTTGAAGCGGATGATTGTGCTCCATCTGAATGTTATGCAGGATCAGACCGAAAGCATATTGGACAAAGAGAAAGAACTGGAGGATAAAAATGGACGCATCAAAACGTTGCTCGCCCAGAACCAGGAGCAGATGCAGCAGATAGCCAAACTTAGCCTAACCATTGAGGATCTGCGCAAAGAATTCCGTAGACATATGAAGCGGTCGGCTAACGATACTGATGGACAGCCCAAACTGAAATCACAATGTTGTGCGGATAAACAAACGCAGACACCGGACTTTGTCCCAAAGGAGACGGTGCTGCATGGCTATAAACATGGGACACATTTAAAGCAGACACAAAACGTGTTAGTTACGTCTGTAACAGATTTGCCGCCTACGACACCTGCTTTTGAGAATAGTAAGGTGCGCGGCGAGTTCAATGGCGGCAAAAAGGTGAGAACGTTTTTCTTGCACCGTGTGCATCAagaggaggagcaggagcaacagcaggaacatgaggaggaggaggtgcAACAACAGGAAGACGAAAGAgagaaacagcagcaggagcaggagcaattgcaattgcagctaGACGAAGATgagttgcacacacacatggacatTGGCGAGGAGGAAGAGCTGGAGGTGGAAGTGGACGAGGAAGAGGAGCATATCTATCACGATGCGCTCGATACGCATGAAATGGAAATAGTGACTGAAACAATTATTGGCGCCGAGGAGGAGCTAGGCGCCGAGGAGACTGCCGAAGATAATGATAACATTAATAATGGACACATCTACGAAGAGGAAGTCGAGATGGAGCACGAAATTGTTAACAATTGCGATGCGGATAATCTCTGGCAGCAGGAAGCAGATGCGGAGGAGGAACAGCGACTG TGGCATGCAGAGTTGGACAGCCAGATGGAGCtggaagagcagcagcaaaaactcATTGCAACGCCTCCTACACAACATACAACACAATTCACAGATGACGATATTGATAATTCGTTATTCCAAGTGCAAAAATGTGATGAACCGATCCACACAAAGCTGCAAAATGCACTAAGGGAACCCAACACAAAACAGGcgtcaatcaaatcaaatgtgGACGAATTAGCAACAAAGCCACGCAAATTAAGGTTGCCAGCGACGCCGACTAAAGCTGTAGCCAATCATCAAGCAACCAAGTCGCAACTGGAAGCCACAAAGAAGGAGCGAATGTTGGGTAAATCAGTGAAGCAGCCGCCAACGGGGACACAgaatgcagcaacagcaaatgaTAAAGCGATATTGGCCAAGCCAACGCTGCAGCAACGGGAGCAGGAAAGGCAACAAGAGAAGGAGCAGGAAGCGCAGAGAGAGCGGGAGCGAGATCAGGAAGAGCAGAGGAAGCGAGAGCAGGAGCGGGAGCAGGAAGAGCAGAGGGAACGAGAGCGTGAGCTGCAAGAGCAGCGAGAGCGTGAGCTGGAACAGCAGCGGGAGCATGAGCTGGAAGAGCAGCAAGAGCGTGAGCTGGAACAGCAGAAAGAGCGTGAGCTGGAACAGCAGAAAGAGCGTGAACTGGAAGAGCAACAAGAGCGTGAGCTGGAAGAGCAGCAAGAGCGTGAGCTGGAAAAGCAGCGGGAGGATGAGCTggaacagcagctggagcgGGAGCGTGAACAGAAGCTGGAACGGGAGCAGCAAAAGGAGCAGGAAGAGCTGGCCAAACGCGAGCAACAGCTGGAGCGGGAGCAGCTAAAGGAGTGCGAGGAGCAGCTGGAGCGGGACCAGCAGTTGGAGAGCAAGCAACAGCTGGAAAGCGAACAGCAGGTGGAACGGGAACAGCAGGTGGAACGCGAGAAACACCGGAAGCGGAATCAGCTAAAGAAGCGCAAAAAGCAGTTAAAGCAGGATCAGAAGCTGGAGCGTGATCCGCAGCAGGTAGAGCGGCAACGGTCGAAGAAGCGTGATCAGAAAAAGGATCAGCTGAAAAAGCGCACTCATCAAAAGGAGCGTAAAAAACACGGCGATCGTAAACAAAACGTCGAGCGTGCACGTCATAAGGGGACACAAAAACAGCTGGAACAGCAGCCGGAGCGGGAGCAGGAAAAGCAAACGGAACGGGAGCGTAAACAACGCGAAAAGCAGGAGCAAAAACAGACAGTAGCGCAAACAGAGGAGCCCAACATCGAAGAGGAGACGATGCGCAAACTACACGAACATttgcaaaagcagcaacagcgactgcaaaaccagcagcaacaattgccgcTGGTGCGGCTCAAAAAGTCGCCCATGCAGACGGGCAGCAATACCAACCTCATATATCCACCCATAGCGCAGACGAGCGCCACAATAACACCCGCGCCCTCACCAACAAATGCGGCATCGCCCAAGCTGAAGCTggtgaacaacaacaacaacaacaacagcagcaacaacaacaatagcagcagcagcaacaacaacaacaacaatagtatAACATTAACAAGAGTAACATCGGTAACAACCGTAACAATGATCCAAACGCCGCTGACACCGCAGTCCATCAGCAgcgtcggcagcagcagcaatagcagcagcagcaacaacaacagcagcagcaacaccaacaacaacaacacgaacactagcgacaacaacaagcgctTGGGCAGCACGAGAAACAACTCGAAATTCCGCACATCGCTGCAGCCATATACGACACGCTCCTGGGAGGATCAAGAGTTTCATTGTGACAATGAATTCTTTCTGGAGGAGGCCGATGAGCTGCTCGCCGACAATCCCAGTCTGGAGATACCCAAATGGAAGGTGGTGCATATAACACGCTCTGCGGATTCCAAAGGCACAGAGCCGCTCAGCGATGCGGACTTTGTGCGTCGCCACGAGAAGTATGTCCGGGATGAGATTGAGCGCAAGAAGCGCGATGCACGCTACTTACGGGAACAGATGCGCAGCGAGGCGTTACGTTTGCGTCACAATCAGGATGAGGTGTTGATACCGCTCGATCCACTGCCAACGTCTACCTTCTATCCGCTGCCCGAGGATATTGAGGGCATACAGTTCGTTACCGAAGTGCCTGTCCAGGCGTTTGGTGAGAATATGATTAACCTGAAACCGGAATCCGAACACTTCTCGCTGCCCTGGCTGGATGCGGTACATGCGCCGACAGCGGATGCCCGAGCCAAGGCGCAGGCTGCGCCCGTGGCGACGTTGGCCAGCAAAAAGCTGCCCACAACCGCCGCCGAGGCGCGACATCAGGAGATGAATTCATCGTATGTGTTCCTCAAGCGACGCAAACGTCAGCGGAGACGTTAG